A window from uncultured Desulfobacter sp. encodes these proteins:
- a CDS encoding carbohydrate-binding family 9-like protein — MCRLYFPPHWLIWAPVDFPTPDFHQPQAFGALCFQ, encoded by the coding sequence GTGTGCAGATTATACTTCCCACCCCATTGGCTGATCTGGGCGCCGGTGGACTTCCCAACCCCGGACTTTCACCAACCCCAGGCCTTTGGTGCTCTCTGCTTCCAGTGA
- a CDS encoding 6-phosphofructokinase produces the protein MDNNTLEISSDVRAKALQTMNEESRETLARRRFSPEKIDIFNGSHTSLEALNEYRFLKDTEAERMLPGIINNPVQQLITDSDPDEKAKEKFLKPRNIGVVFSGGPAPGGHNVIAGLFDEMKRFNSQSKMFGFIKGPEGLLENRYIEITDELVDTHRNMGGFGMIRTGRTKIDSGSKMELALTVCKALKLDALVIIGGDDSNTNAAFLAQHFKSSGIKVIGVPKTIDGDIQVKTEDGKVLCATSFGFHSAARAFAQNIANLANDSSSDIKYWHVCKVMGRVASHLTLETALQTHVNIALIGEELADYVDQERLSKALEQGGQMDYNAFGITLRHLSRVICDIIVRRAAFGKNYGLMIIPEGILEFINEIQVFITKLNKIIADYNRIHDLDFHRTLPSLNEKLDYLRRISQGMMGKGKDRFPIWNVRDDELFNQLPGFFREGLLVERDLHGNFQFSQVKTEKIIMDMVKEYLGVLREQGRYKVGILRNDYVSLMTDAGMDPELFAPALFKNPKDEYVLVKPDIISLKTLKLALVNAGMLDDEEETPSVLINIFKKSQADFNLQTHFYGYDGRGTDPTYFDCCYAYNLGLTAFHLIAGGATGQMAAIINLEKEFDQWQPAGIPIARLMHLEERKGRLELVMEKSIVDLESNAFKAFKAIRQDWVAACACPDRFRNPGAIGFSKEMEEDRPLTLRLNALQS, from the coding sequence ATGGACAACAATACCCTGGAGATTTCCTCCGACGTGCGGGCCAAGGCCCTTCAAACCATGAACGAGGAGAGCAGGGAAACCCTGGCAAGACGACGGTTTTCTCCTGAAAAAATAGATATTTTCAATGGATCACACACATCTCTTGAGGCCTTGAATGAATACCGTTTTTTAAAAGATACCGAGGCGGAACGCATGCTGCCCGGAATTATCAATAATCCGGTTCAGCAGTTGATTACAGACTCTGATCCCGATGAAAAAGCAAAGGAAAAATTTTTAAAGCCGCGCAACATTGGTGTGGTTTTTTCCGGTGGTCCGGCCCCGGGCGGGCACAATGTCATTGCAGGCCTTTTTGATGAAATGAAACGGTTTAACAGCCAGTCCAAGATGTTCGGGTTCATTAAAGGGCCCGAAGGGCTGCTTGAAAACCGGTACATAGAGATCACCGATGAACTGGTGGACACCCACCGGAATATGGGCGGGTTTGGTATGATCAGAACCGGCCGGACTAAAATTGATTCGGGCAGCAAAATGGAATTGGCCCTGACGGTATGCAAGGCTTTGAAGCTGGATGCGCTGGTGATCATCGGCGGGGATGATTCCAATACCAATGCCGCCTTTTTGGCCCAGCATTTTAAATCTTCAGGAATAAAAGTCATTGGCGTACCCAAAACCATTGACGGAGATATCCAGGTAAAAACCGAAGACGGCAAGGTGTTGTGCGCCACCTCCTTTGGATTTCATTCTGCGGCCCGGGCCTTTGCCCAAAATATTGCCAATCTGGCCAACGACAGCAGTTCAGATATCAAATACTGGCATGTATGCAAGGTCATGGGCAGGGTGGCAAGCCATCTGACCCTGGAAACAGCGCTTCAGACCCATGTAAATATCGCCCTGATCGGTGAGGAGTTGGCCGACTATGTGGACCAGGAACGCTTGTCCAAAGCCCTGGAACAAGGCGGGCAGATGGATTATAACGCCTTTGGGATTACCCTGCGCCATCTGTCCCGGGTGATATGTGATATTATTGTACGGCGGGCTGCGTTCGGCAAAAATTACGGCCTGATGATCATCCCCGAGGGCATTCTGGAATTCATCAATGAAATTCAGGTGTTCATCACAAAACTCAATAAAATTATTGCCGATTACAATAGAATTCATGACCTGGATTTTCACAGGACACTTCCTTCCCTGAACGAAAAGCTTGATTATCTGCGCAGGATCTCCCAGGGTATGATGGGCAAAGGCAAAGATCGGTTTCCCATTTGGAATGTCCGGGATGATGAGTTGTTTAACCAGTTGCCCGGATTCTTCAGGGAAGGACTTTTGGTGGAACGGGACCTTCACGGCAATTTTCAATTCTCCCAGGTCAAAACCGAAAAGATTATCATGGACATGGTTAAGGAGTACCTGGGCGTGCTGCGGGAGCAGGGGCGTTACAAAGTGGGAATTCTTCGGAATGATTATGTGTCGCTGATGACAGATGCGGGCATGGACCCGGAGCTGTTTGCACCGGCATTGTTCAAAAATCCCAAGGATGAATACGTGCTGGTCAAACCGGATATCATCTCCCTGAAAACCCTGAAGCTTGCCCTGGTTAATGCGGGCATGCTGGATGACGAAGAAGAGACCCCGTCGGTGCTGATTAATATATTTAAAAAGTCCCAGGCGGATTTTAACCTCCAGACCCATTTTTACGGATATGACGGCCGGGGCACCGACCCCACCTATTTTGACTGCTGTTATGCTTACAATTTAGGGCTGACGGCTTTTCATCTGATTGCAGGCGGTGCCACAGGGCAGATGGCGGCCATCATCAACCTTGAAAAAGAATTTGATCAGTGGCAGCCGGCAGGCATTCCCATTGCCCGGCTCATGCACCTTGAGGAGCGCAAAGGACGTTTGGAGCTGGTCATGGAAAAAAGTATTGTTGACCTGGAATCCAATGCCTTTAAAGCGTTCAAGGCGATCCGGCAAGACTGGGTGGCGGCCTGTGCTTGCCCCGACCGGTTCAGGAATCCGGGGGCCATCGGATTTTCCAAAGAGATGGAAGAGGACCGGCCTTTAACGCTTCGGCTCAACGCTCTGCAATCATAA